The following proteins come from a genomic window of Chaetodon auriga isolate fChaAug3 chromosome 16, fChaAug3.hap1, whole genome shotgun sequence:
- the plcd3a gene encoding 1-phosphatidylinositol 4,5-bisphosphate phosphodiesterase delta-3-A, producing MLGSAKSPASSPREEKTMDPSRRIGLDNEDVRVMMQGSNMVKVRSSRWQKSRNLRLLEDGLTVWCESTKSSRKAKARQTFAVTEVECVREGCQSEALRRLSGSMREKQCFTVVFRGTRKSLDLVCSCEDEAQRWVRGLRALKEHVASMTQKEKLDHWIRGYLRRADQNQDGKMSYDEVKRLLQMINIDLSEQYARSLFKRCDRSGDGRLDHIEIEEFCRELLRRPELDAVFRHYSSNGCVLATAELRDFLGDQGEDASLNHAQKLILTYELNDWAQKNQLMTQNGFTMYMLSLENDVFNPDHARVHQDMSRPLSHYFISSSHNTYLTKDQVTSASSTEPYIRALNQGCRCVELDCWDGDKGEPVIYHGHTLTSKVPFKVVIETIAQYAFKASPYPLILSLENHCSVEQQVVMARHLRTILGSKLLTQPLSSQPLEDLPSPEELKGRILVKGKKHIPYLGQLGKNGSYASFSSSSDDELASSNKNTPKKDPAKVCSKLSPELSELVVYCRSVAFRGFENVPEKPPNEMSSFSESEALRLIKDAGKLFVRHNSRQLSRIYPSGQRLQSSNYDPQEMWNCGCQMVALNFQTPGEQMDLNQGRFLSNGRCGYILKPSFLCSPTSNFNPENTGGGPGHVPTQLTIRIISAQQLPKINTEKASSIVDPQVWVEIHGVAIDNARDKTQRIDNNGFNPRWDCTLSFQLQVPELALVRFVVEDHDHTAKNDFVGQFTVPFTSLRTGYRHVHLLKADGSSLSPATLFIHVKVTRRGAPIKTVSERMAAAKRKA from the exons GGCTGGACAACGAGGACGTGCGCGTGATGATGCAGGGCTCCAACATGGTGAAGGTTCGCTCCTCGAGGTGGCAGAAGAGCCGAAACCTGCGGCTGCTGGAGGACGGCCTCACCGTGTGGTGCGAGTCCACCAAGAGCTCCCGCAAAGCCAAAGCCCGGCAGACAT TCGCAGTGACAGAAgtggagtgtgtgcgtgagggcTGCCAGTCCGAGGCGCTGAGGCGTCTGTCCGGGTCCATGCGGGAGAAACAGTGCTTCACGGTGGTCTTCAGGGGAACCAGGAAGAGCCTGGACCTGGTGTGCTCCTGCGAGGATGAAGCCCAGCGCTGGGTGCGAGGCCTCCGCGCTCTAAAGGAGCACGTGGCCAGCATGACTCAGAAGGAAAAACTGGATCA CTGGATCCGAGGCTACCTGAGGCGAGCGGATCAGAACCAGGATGGCAAGATGAGCTACGATGAGGTCAAACGGCTGCTCCAGATGATCAACATTGACCTGAGTGAGCAGTACGCCCGCTCTTTATTCAAG AGGTGTGACCGATCTGGTGACGGTCGTCTGGATCACATAGAGATTGAGGAGTTCTGCAGGGAGCTGCTGCGACGGCCTGAGCTGGATGCCGTGTTCAGACACTACTCCAGTAACGGCTGCGTGCTCGCCACTGCTGAGCTGCGAGACTTCCTGGGTGACCAAGGAGAAGACGCTTCATTGAATCATGCCCAGAAACTCATACTCACCTATGAGCTCAATGACTGGG CTCAGAAGAACCAGTTGATGACGCAGAATGGTTTCACCATGTACATGCTGTCCCTGGAGAACGACGTGTTTAACCCTGACCATGCCAGAGTCCACCAGGACATGAGCCGCCCTCTGTCCCACTACTTCATCTCCTCGTCGCACAACACTTACCTTACCAAGGACCAAGTTACCAGCGCCAGCAGCACTGAGCCGTACATCAG GGCTCTGAATCAGGGCTGCCGCTGTGTGGAGCTGGACTGCTGGGATGGAGATAAAGGCGAACCCGTCATCTACCACGGCCACACTCTCACCTCCAAAGTGCCTTTCAAGGTGGTCATTGAAACCATCGCCCAGTATGCCTTCAAG GCGTCCCCGTACCCTCTAATCCTGTCCTTGGAGAACCATTGTTCTGTGGAGCAGCAGGTTGTCATGGCCCGCCACCTCCGCACCATCCTGGGCAGCAAGCTTCTCACCCAGCCCCTCAGTTCCCAGCCGCTGGAGGATCTGCCTTCTCCTGAG GAGCTGAAGGGGCGTATTCTGGTAAAAGGGAAGAAGCATATTCCTTATCTGGGCCAGCTTGGTAAGAACGGCAGCTATGCCAGCTTCTCCTCAAGCTCTGATGATGAGTTAGCGAGCAGCAATAAGAACACGCCCAAGAAGGATCCTGCAAAG GTCTGTTCCAAACTGAGCCCAGAGCTGTCGGAGCTGGTGGTGTACTGCAGAAGCGTCGCTTTCCGTGGGTTTGAAAATGTACCTGAAAAACCTCCGAACGAAATGTCCTCCTTCTCTGAGAGCGAGGCCCTCAGGCTCATCAAAGACGCCG GAAAGCTTTTTGTGAGACacaacagcaggcagctgagCCGGATCTATCCCTCCGGCCAGCGCCTCCAATCATCCAACTATGATCCTCAGGAAATGTGGAACTGCGGCTGCCAGATGG tggctcTGAACTTCCAGACACCCGGGGAGCAGATGGACCTGAACCAGGGTCGCTTCCTCTCCAATGGCCGCTGTGGATACATCCTCAAACCGAGCTTCCTGTGCAGCCCCACGTCCAACTTTAACCCGGAGAACACAGGAGGAGGCCCCGGTCACGTCCCCACCCAGCTGACTATACGG ataaTAAGTGCGCAGCAGCTGCCAAAAATCAACACAGAGAAGGCTAGCTCCATTGTGGACCCACAAGTGTGGGTGGAAATTCATGGGGTGGCTATTGATAATGCAAGAGACAAAACTCAGCGCATTGACAACAATG GCTTTAACCCACGATGGGACTGCACCCTGAGCTTCCAGCTGCAGGTCCCTGAGCTGGCCCTGGTGCGGTTTGTGGTGGAGGACCACGATCACACTGCCAAGAACGACTTTGTGGGGCAGTTCACCGTACCCTTCACAAGCCTACGGACAG GCTATCGACATGTCCATTTATTGAAGGCAGATGGTTCCAGCCTGTCCCCCGCCACACTCTTCATCCATGTCAAAGTGACCCGCAGAGGAGCCCCCATCAAAACCGTGTCCGAGCGTATGGCCGCCGCCAAACGCAAAGCATGA
- the LOC143334007 gene encoding all-trans-retinol 13,14-reductase-like: MIGVAIICVVLVIFILKYVFSGSGPNPFETDTREPLKKMVHDRKERKKVLKQGFLASKVPDNLDAIIIGSGVGGLGLAVLLAKVGKKVLVLEQHDRAGGCCHTFTEKDFEFDVGIHYIGDLLDHKPFRCMLDSMTNGQLQWEPLENPFEQIVLGPPENRRQYPIYSGRTRFPEELKKCFPGEEKAIDEYLRLVKKVGRSIWHLALLKLCPLPAAKFLVYTGLAQRLSLFFKMSSRSLTEVVNELTENKDLRAVFSYIFGTYGNIPKDASFSIHSLLVTHYLNGAWYPKGGASEIAYHMIPIIEKAGGAVLVRAPVNRILFNDAKEACGVSVMKGQEEIHIRAPMVISNAGIFNTYQKLLPKELQAMPAIQQQLSMMKNGIGGLSVFVGLNGTKEELGLKANNYWIFAENNFDELVEKYMNAKREVSVKNVPLLFVGSPSAKDPTWEERSPGKSTLSVVSFANYKWFEEWKDGKVTNRAAEYKELKQAFIDSVLDVVMSVFPKITRDKIEYIDAGTPITNTHYIRTPKGEFYGADHGIARFSPELGATVRPQTPLKNLYLTGQDLFVCGFAGALAGALTCGSVILNRNLHLDTVALAKKTKLMNNKLKGE, translated from the exons ATGATCGGTGTAGCGATAATTTGCGTTGTTTTAGTCATATTTATATTAAAATATGTCTTCAGCGGCTCCGGGCCCAACCCGTTTGAGACGGACACTCGTGAACCGTTGAAAAAGATGGTTCACGACcggaaagagaggaagaaagtgcTGAAGCAAG GTTTTCTGGCCAGTAAAGTACCCGACAACCTGGACGCCATCATCATCGGCAGTGGGGTCGGGGGACTTGGGCTTGCGGTGCTGCTGGCCAAAGTTGGAAAGAAAGTCCTGGTTCTGGAGCAGCACGATCGGGCCGGAGGATGCTGCCACACGTTCACCGAGAAGGACTTTGAGTTTGATGTTG GAATCCACTACATCGGTGACCTGCTGGACCACAAGCCGTTCCGCTGCATGTTGGACAGCATGACTAACGGGCAGCTGCAGTGGGAGCCTCTGGAGAATCCCTTTGAGCAGATAGTGCTGGGACCACCAGAGAACCGCCGCCAGTATCCCATCTACAGCGGCAGGACCCGCTTCCCCGAGGAGCTGAAGAAGTGCTTCCCTGGAGAGGAGAAGGCCATCGATGAGTACCTGAGGCTGGTCAAG AAAGTCGGCCGAAGCATTTGGCACCTCGCTCTGCTGAAGCTCTGCCCCCTCCCTGCGGCCAAGTTCCTGGTCTACACCGGCCTGGCCCAACGTCTGTCCTTATTCTTCAAAATGTCGTCCCGCAGCCTGACAGAGGTGGTCAACGAACTGACGGAGAACAAGGACCTGAGGGCCGTCTTCTCCTACATCTTCGGCACCTACG GTAACATTCCAAAAGATGCCAGTTTTTCCATTCACAGCTTGCTGGTCACTCACTACCTGAACGGCGCCTGGTACCCAAAAGGCGGAGCCAGTGAAATTGCCTACCACATGATCCCCATCATTGAGAAAGCAGGTGGTGCTGTTCTCGTCCGCGCCCCAGTCAACCGCATCTTGTTCAACGATGCCAAGGAAGCTTGTG GTGTGAGCGTCATGAAGGGCCAAGAGGAAATACATATCCGTGCCCCAATGGTCATCTCCAATGCCGGCATCTTCAACACTTACCAGAAGCTGCTGCCCAAAGAGCTCCAGGCCATGCCAG ctatccagcagcagctgagtaTGATGAAGAACGGCATAGGAGgcctgagtgtgtttgtgggtcTGAATGGAACCAAGGAGGAGCTGGGCCTGAAAGCCAACAACTACTGGATCTTTGCCGAGAACAATTTCGATGAACT GGTGGAGAAGTACATGAACGCAAAGAGGGAAGTATCGGTTAAAAATGTCCCTCTACTGTTCGTTGGCTCTCCATCGGCTAAAGATCCAACGTGGGAGGAAAGATCACCAG GGAAGTCCACCTTGAGTGTGGTCAGTTTTGCCAACTACAAGTGGTTTGAGGAGTGGAAGGACGGCAAAGTGACGAACAGAGCGGCTGAGTACAAAGAGCTGAAACAGGCATTCATTGACTCTGTCCTGGACGTGGTGATGAGCGTCTTCCCGAAGATAACCAGAGACAAG atagaGTACATTGATGCTGGAACccccatcacaaacacacactatatCAGAACCCCCAAGGGTGAGTTCTATGGAGCGGATCACGGCATCGCCCGTTTCAGCCCTGAACTCGGCGCTACAGTGAGACCTCAGACTCCACTGAAGAACCTCTATCTGACAG GTCAggacttgtttgtgtgtggcttcGCCGGCGCTCTCGCTGGAGCTCTCACCTGCGGCTCGGTCATCCTCAACCGCAACCTCCACCTGGACACCGTCGCCTTGGCGAAGAAAACCAAGTTAatgaataacaaactgaaagGAGAGTAA
- the nmt1a gene encoding glycylpeptide N-tetradecanoyltransferase 1: protein MADENETAPMPEKEDVEDHGHCSDCENEEHQFDDGDRGLGDDTGAKKKKKKQKKKKKSGATEAAQDPLAKVNSLPADKLQEIQKAIELFSVGQGPAKTMEEASRRSYQFWDTQPVPKLGETVTSHGSIEPDKDHIREEPYSLPQGFSWDTLDLGNPAVLKELYTLLNENYVEDDDNMFRFDYSPEFLLWALRPPGWLPQWHCGVRVNSNQKLVGFISAIPAAIRIYDIEKKMVEINFLCVHKKLRSKRVAPVLIREITRRVNLQGIFQAVYTAGVVLPKPVGTCRYWHRSLNPRKLIEVKFSHLSRNMTMQRTMKLYRLPEAPKTSGLRPMTKKDVPVVHRLLREYLSQFHLVPAMNQEEVEHWLLPRENIIDTYLVENDGKVTDFLSFYTLPSTIMNHPVHRSLKAAYSFYNVHTTTPLLDLMSDALILAKSKGFDVFNALDLMENKTFLEKLKFGIGDGNLQYYLYNWKCPSMGSEKVGLVLQ from the exons ATGGCGGATGAGAATGAGACAGCACCGATGCCGGAGAAAGAAGATGTAGAGGACCACGGACACTGCAGCgactgtgaaaatgaagagCACCAGTTTGATGATGG TGACAGGGGTCTGGGTGACGACACCGgtgccaagaagaagaaaaagaagcagaaaaagaagaagaaatctggTGCCACAGAAGCAGCTCAGGACCCCCTTGCCAAG GTGAATTCATTGCCAGCTGACAAGCTACAGGAGATCCAAAAGGCCATTGAGCTGTTCTCTGTCGGCCAAGGCCCTGCCAAAACCATGGAGGAGGCAAGCCGGAGGAGTTACCAGTTCTGGGACACGCAGCCTGTGCCCAAGCTTG ggGAGACCGTGACATCGCACGGCTCCATTGAACCCGACAAAGACCACATTCGCGAGGAGCCCTACAGCCTCCCACAGGGCTTCAGCTGGGACACCCTCGACTTGGGGAACCCTGCTGTg CTCAAGGAGCTTTACACGCTTCTCAACGAGAATTATGTTGAAGATGACGACAACATGTTCCGGTTTGACTACTCCCCCGAGTTCCTGCTCTG GGCCCTGCGGCCCCCCGGCTGGCTGCCTCAGTGGCACTGTGGAGTGAGAGTGAACTCCAACCAGAAACTGGTGGGCTTCATCAGTGCCATTCCTGCTGCCATCCGCATCTACGACAT agaaaagaaaatggttGAGATCAATTTCCTCTGCGTCCACAAGAAGCTTCGCTCCAAACGAGTCGCTCCGGTTCTGATCAGAGAAATCACCAGACGGGTCAACCTGCAGGGCATCTTTCAGGCCGTCTACACTGCTGGAGTGGTGCTGCCTAAACCTGTGGGCACGTGCAG GTACTGGCATCGCTCTCTGAACCCACGCAAGCTCATTGAGGTGAAGTTCTCCCACCTGAGCAGGAACATGACTATGCAGCGCACCATGAAGTTGTACCGTCTGCCTGAG GCTCCTAAGACTTCAGGTCTGCGGCCGATGACCAAGAAGGACGTGCCGGTGGTGCATCGCCTCCTCCGCGAGTACCTGAGCCAGTTCCACCTGGTGCCTGCCATGAACCAGGAAGAGGTCGAACACTGGCTGCTGCCCCGGGAGAATATTATCGACACTTACCTGGtggag AACGATGGCAAAGTGACTGATTTCCTGAGTTTCTACACGCTGCCCTCTACCATTATGAACCACCCTGTGCACCGCAGCCTAAAAGCAGCGTACTCCTTCTACAACGTGCACACCACCACCCCCCTGCTCGACCTGATGTCCGATGCCCTCATCCTGGCCAAATCG AAAGGGTTTGATGTCTTCAATGCACTGGATCTAATGGAAAACAAGACTTTCTTGGAGAAGCTCAAGTTCGGCATCGGCGACGGGAATCTACAGTATTATCTGTACAATTGGAAGTGTCCCAGCATGGGGTCAGAAAAG GTTggtttggtgctgcagtga